The DNA window CACCTTTTACCTTCACCGTCTTAGAGCGCTGGGCTGCACCAAGCAGGGCAGGACTGTGTAAAAGACTTCAGTATTGTCACATTTACAGTAACAAATGCAGGTTTGTAGGACAGGCATGCAAAGGCAGCGCTGCTTTAGCTGCGAAATCTCTTCAATTATCTGCGATAAAGAGCTTTCATATGTAGGCCCCTGCATCGTCATTGTTTCATGCAGTTTTTCTGTAGAGGGAATACAGTAGCAAGAAATGTAGCAACACTGAGGTTAGCAGCTAGCTGGATATGAAAGATGCAGGATTTAAAGAACTATTTCTGGAAGCAAGAAATAAATTGAAGGTGTTGTTAGATGTTACGCGTGACGCATCTAGCTTAGCTGTGGTTTAGAACAGCTAGCTAATAAACTGAATTGCCGTGTCAGACTTCGTCAAGCTTCAGCTGAACCACCGCTAGCCTCCAGCTAATTTGTAAAACCTACAGTGCTGCTTTGAAGAATGCAACCTCCCGCGGGGACTGATTTTGACATTAAATCACAAAAAGAAGCAACATTAATGAAAGTGTTACGAGATTAAGTCCTCGGTCTGCAGGTGGTGCTTCTAACAAACATTAACGTCCCAGAGAGCGAAACTTTCCTTTGCCTGTATTATCACCAGTGACCAACAGGAGTCCTAAAGCTACTTTTGTTAATATCCCCTAACTATTTTTCATTCGAACCAAATTACACGGTAAATCTAAATTATTGCAGCTGCTATAACATTGTATTCTGACAGATTATAGGTCAAAGTAGAACTAGATTTATGCTTCTGTTTCCAACAAAAGAGTCTGTGTTGTAGATTGTACTTCATTACACCTCTAAATCCTTAATCAGCATCTAGTTTCTCTGTGTACAAAGTGGCTCATATTAGAGTTGGAGCTACTTTCAAATCACTACAATGTAAATCTGGCTTAATGCAGCTCCACATTTACTCCTCCACCAGACACGGTGACCTGTAGAGGAACCTATGTCTGGTATCAACATGGGTTCTGCATCTGGATAAGGTGAAAACGAAATCCAAGGTGTGAGTGGAGGCAGTAAAGCTTTCAAAAACATCAAGCCCACAAAAGGGAAAGGTCAGCTAACGCCTGAGTCCTGGTGTAAGTGCAGCGAGTCCAAGTAACATCATCCGGAGACAGATCACAGCGAGTGTAATCAGGGTCAATGGGATTTCTGCAGGATTCGGCTATGAGACGACATCACTGAACTCCACACAAACTCAACCTTAAAAACCGGAGCTAATCTAACGACACAAACCTGAATGTAAACCTTTCATCTCCACATGgcaactttaaaaataaaatatatatattatcaaaCTACTAGTCATTGAAGAAGGAGCTGCTGTATCCTCAGTAGAAACATTAAGCCATATTGCATGGATCCGTGTTTACGAGACTTGCTGATAGCCATAGCTTTACAGTACGCCAGAGCCCAGCTGAGTGCAGCCCACACGCTCTAAACAGACGGTTTCTCCTGTCGTGTACATCGCGCCCAGCTCGGTTGGGTTGTGCATTATGAGTTAGTCAGAGATGCCAATACTGTTTCCTGTTGATACATTCCTGAATGTCCCTCAGACTGTGCAGCCTGTTCTTTTTCTATCCTCCTACCCCCCCCCTCAGTGCAACCTGTGCTTTCGCCATAAAACGGAAGAGTTAAGCCACTTGAAATGTACTGGATTGTTTCCCTGGCAACGTGATGAAAAAGGTTCGGGTGCGCAGTGTGGTCGGGCCTCCCTGTAGGTATCCTCTGTAGTAGCTGTAGTAGAGAAGCTGGTGAACAGGAAGTCACCAGGTTTACCTCGTTCATGTCACACGACACCAAGCCAATCAGGAATTTGCCAAACCGACCGACCGACGTCAAGGCCGTTAACTCTTCCTTTCTATGGCTGTGTTCTTTTCTATCCTTCAACTGAGTGCATGTCAACTGAATGTCCAGTAACTTCTTTGCTGTAGTATTAGGCCATGCTACTCTTCAAtgggttttgtgcatttcttaccttttttcttttctagtaTTCCTAATGAAGCAAACAGAGACTAAAAtctattatataaataaaatatatatatattaaaaaaaaaagatctaataCTAGAAAAATGGCATATGAGAATGAACATTCACTTTTATGGCAATGTTTAACGAAATATTAATTCTTAATGTATGTTTCAGTAAAAACTGCTTTCTCTTCTTGAGTGTAGAGACTTATTGCAGGGATGCAAGTATTAATATTTGGTCTTTAAGAATATCTTGTTGAAATTCTAGATGATGTAGAGTGATGCAATTcaataaaagtacaaaactggAGACTGTGCTGTGTGGATTTGATATTGAATGCTGCTCGTTACTTCCTGGTGAAAGGTATTGGCAGAACTCTTCAGTCTGCATGTGCTCAAAAATTCATTTCTGACTCCTTCTGCTCGAGGGATAcatgggtttttattttcaaatacaaCATTTTGAACCAGAAGGGTTGGATTAAGGATTTACttcactgtttaaaaaaaaaaaaaaagtactagaCATCATCCAGGTTAATCTGAGTTAAATTCCTCCATTACAGTTGAGTTTTAGGTTGTTAATAGACTAATAGTCATGTGAGATTTAAGTGAGCACCATCTACAGACGCTCCACATGAAAACATCAACTctccaccagtcatttaaaactgaaggaGAAACCTGAATGAAATGTCCcacaacagataaaaaaaaaaaaaaacactatgcTAATTTGTGCAAGAGAGGGAACGTCTCCTTTCTacatcaataaatgtttattgttcCCAGTTTGCTTGTAGTGGAAGAGCAGCTGAtgacaaaacacataaaaaataaaaacgagtGTTGTTCTACTTCTATTTTTGGCCTTCAGCATTGATTTGTGCAAAATTATCTAACTAATATAATATTGGGTTTTCATGTCGTGTCAACAAAGCCCTTCACTTCTTATCCATTAATgagaaatgctttttattttttcatcaatGAGCGACTTGACAGGAAGTCATCCAGCTATTTGCAATACACTTTGCCAGAAACCTGCTACTTTACTCACACTATTCTTAAAGCTGTATGACCTACACTATATAATTAAGCAGGTAAATCTCTATATTTCACAAGATAGAAGAGTTTTgaatctgttttctgtgtcgatattaaatataaaccaaCTGTAGAGAAGGAGATTAGCCTACAGAGCCTAAGAGTAACCGATGTAGCAACGAATCTCTAGCGATATCTGGAAAGCAAATTGTAAAACATTTCTGATGCtccagataaaataaataaaaggattaaAGGCTAACAATGTTGGTAGTCAACCTTGGGGACAGACATGGACGACTGTTGGTGCAACAATCCCTCACAAGACAGTGATGAAATaaggaaacacacagaggcCTGTAAGTCTGTGCACATGGAAATCGCTTGTGTGCAATTGTTTTTATGTCCTGAAGGAGCAGACGAATGTTTTGCATTGTAGCTTTAAAAGTTAAACCGTAAAATCCATGAATAATTTGTGACTTCTGGCTGCAGCTCAAACAGACGCACACTTAACAAAATAATTcatacaaaaaattattttatttatcttctttctAAACCCAATTCTAACGGTTTTACATCTTTACTACTTTTATCTTTTCCACATACACAGCGGATGATCTATTTACAagcaaatatacacaaacatcAAATCATCCTCCCCATCCGCCTCGTCTGGTGCCCTCAAGCAACTCCGTCTTTTCATGGCTCCACTGGTGAATATTCCCAGCCAGACCTTCCTCAACACAACCCCACGgtataaataaaaggaataataataaaaaacggCTCTGCTAATAAAAAACAGAGCCGAACATGTTTGTAACACCCTGCCCACTGTCGGCTCAAAGCTCTTCCcacatgcataaataaatggagaaaatacCTGAGGATTTCGTTCAGATGTCAGCACGGTGGGAGGAAGAGCTCACGGTGCCACTAGGAGTGATTAGGTAACGTACCtcgaggagggaggaagggctACTAGGTTTAGTAGTGGTGAGAGCCATGAAGTCTGAAGGAGCGTCTGGtttgttttgggtcattgtccatcgTTAAAGAGCCACAACTTATTGTGAGCTCTGTAGAGAGCTTGAGAGTTCAGATGTGGCCACAGTCGTCTTCCACGAAAACACCCGGATCATCGAGGTCAGATCCTCCCGAGGAGCTGCATGATGGCGATGGTGGTACTCTGGCCGAAGATGAAGGCTCCGCAGATCAGAGTCACCACCCCCCAAACCGTGAGGACGACTCTGAGGAGGGTACAGTAcgagaggtgaggaggtgatgtgcacatacaccaatcagccacaacattaaaaccactgacaggagacatgtCTAACACTGAGAGTCACAGTTCAATtttctggtgggaaacttttggacctggcattcatgtggatgttactaacacgtagcacccaccgaGACTAGACcaagccccccccaccccacagccatcccaagcaggatgcagactggcacagacatgcacacacaaaattctccaaattcactagatcccaaactgatcaagaggctcctcccctcaactcatagcacccaaagcccccccactaacaacttctgttaccagacaccacagaacaccctcagaaggacgaAGTCTATTCACTGATGAGTCGCAGCCCTTTtaaaggcacaagggagacctacacaatatcaggaaggtggtcataatgttatgcctgatcggtgtttgTGTTAAATTTAGTTCTGAAACTTTTAAACTCGAGTTAAATGCTGAAGAGTATGTCTCCACTGTGGAGCTGTTCAAGTATAATGATCTACTTGCCAGTACAGTCAAAAGCTAATATTGGTTTAATTTCTGCTCAGTTTAACAAATAAAGCCATTTACACGACAGAGATTTTCTCACTGCAACAATACGTAGAGCTAATGGGATGCAATTAAATCACCATTTTATActtgttaacaaaaaaaaaaaacaatataacatAAAAAGCAACATATTGTGAATTCAGCTGCATAAAAACAGGACGTAGGAGGAGAGCGACAACTTTTTGACTTGTCTCTAATCGTGCATTTAATGGCGCTAATGATGGAGCACAGCTGTAGATGATTATTGCTGATTCTACCAGACGACGTCTCTGACATGAGATGATGATTTAGTCAGCTGAGTTATCAGTCTCGGATGCAAAGGGAGTCGGGAAGAAGAGATTTTCTTGATAAAATGCTTCACTTGACCCAGAGCCCCTCTCAGGAATGCAAATCCTCCCACCAGCTGTTTAGTCCAGCTACATTCACTCTTAGTCTCCATCACCCAGACATGTGTTTACAtccaattaacatttaaatggaGCTTCTCCTCACCTGGTCTTGCAGGACACTGGCTCTGACTGCATGGCAAACACCAAACAGAGTCCTGTAGAAACACAAACGCAGGCTTTAAGCGGGAGGGGGCAACATTTGACAGGATTGTGCATTAATGGATCAGAGTCGTACCtgggaagatgaagatgaagaaggcgCTGATCCCTCCGATGACACTGATGACTTTGCTGATGTCTGGGACGAACACGGCGATGAGCAGCGTCACCGTTATCCACAGGACCGTCAGCGTGTAGCGGCTGCGGCTCTCGAACCCGTGCGTCACCACGCCGACGCGTTGCCGCCGCCAGCTCAGTAGCGGGTCCTGGATCACTGATCTGATGAGTCCACACGGGTTTGATAGAGGGACACAGGAAAGACACAAGATCAGCTCTCAAATACACAACGCAGTGAGAGGAAGGATTATTTGCTGATCACTTTAGACGTTTCATTGCTCTAAACGTGACGAAGGCCACGTCTCTGACCTGCCCAGCAACAGGATGATGGGATagatggtgatgatggagaCTCCAAACAGAAGCCTGGCAATGAGCATCAGCATGTCGTCGCCGGTGTACGACATCAGAATGTCGGCCTTCACGTGTTTTCCAAATGTCAGGTACCCATAAACCCCTGCAGCAAAGACAGAAGAGTCACCGACATCTGCACCGCATCAGCGGCCGAATGATTCTGACAAGAAAttagattattttatcttatttattccTCCAAAATCACCCTGCAACTGAGCCTCTATTTAAGCCTTCTTTTAATGTTAATATACTTATTCCAAGTAGTCAACTAAACCTTGAACACAACCTTCTCATCCTCAGCTGCTGCCTGGACCAGTGGAAAGATAATAAAGTTGGTTCTCAAGTCCAGAACCGCCGTGTTTGcagttattttatctttttttttttcttctctgggCCATTATCTCAAGACTAAGcgttaattatttttgttatcgTGGTACCAAAGCTTGTTTCCTCGTGACAGTGGGCTAATTTAACTCCTtatctggagaaaacaaaaggcagatTCACTGAGATAACTTTGAGGACAACTTTTAATTCAGTCTTCTACGTCACTGCTTTGACTGGTGGATGTGTAACTGAACAGTTGAAACCCTAAAGGGCACCAGACGGTGAAGTTTAATGTTGTGAAAGGGATCATTTTGATGTTTCCAGTTTCCACTGGTTTAGGTGAAGGTCAAAGATTTGAAGGCAACACGTTAACAGAAAGGACACAAAACCTTTTCCCATGGGTTAAATAAAGCCTGTAATGTagtacattaaaaccaccacagTGGCCTTTACTCACGGACTTGCAGAATTTCAAATGAGTCACAAGAAAacgtaaaaccaaaacaaaccaaatgagCCTGGAAGAGTATTTTCTAAAACGACTGCACTCAGTCTGGACAAACTTGGATCCACTTCTCTTTCAGGCTCATGTGGTTTTGGCTTTAGCTCCGATTAAAACTAActtacatgtgtctgtgttactGATAACTGAGACTTTTGGTGCTTTTGTTTTAGAAATATGGGAAAAAAGGCCaaaatgtttaaacaaatgaaagaatCTAAAGGGTAAAATAAACCTTTAGCTCTATATAACTGATGTGCTGTAACCAGGGAGGAGTGAGGTGGTCTGACCTGTGAGGGAGTAAATGATGAGGCAGAAGATCATGGACACCACAGAGATGAGGACCCAGTGGGAGAGCCTCTGGTTCTCCATGCTGCTGTAGATGGCGATCGACGCCTCGTGACActagaacaaacacacaagtcagACTGGAGGTCGTGTTAAACCAGCTGCAGGCTGGATTTCTCCCCTCTGTGTTTGGAGCTCACTGTGCAGAGCTGAGGATCCAGAGGCCTTTTTATTATCTCTGTgatgaactgaattaaatggagGGCGGCGGGCTCCGAGTGGCACAATGGGGGCCGAGTTACACCATCACAGATTTCAGGATACAGACTCTTGTCCCCACTTGATCCCAGCTGCCGTCGCTCGGTTTTAAATCCGCTTccttccctctgctcctctcaggATCTCATCAGCTCTCCTTTCAACCCCTCGCTCTGCAATCACTCTCCCTGAGGGAGCGcgcctgaatgtgtttgtgtgtgagaggacATGCATCAATCTTTTCCCCGTCCCCCCAACCTCCCTCCTTTTATTAAATCCGACCCTCAGTCTTTGGGGGTTACCTTGGCAACTTGGGCAGTAGCACACCCGTCCGTCCTGCTTTGGATTGACGGAGTGATCTTTTTCCACGCACTTCTAACCCCGCTATTAAATATGAAAAGCTGGCTCTGTGGCGCTCCCGCGGAGCTCAGTGAGAGCCAGCCTGCTGACCTTTACAGTTAAACACACTCTCCTGAGAAAGCCTTAAAGACTACCGAGAAACTCACCCTTCAATATCTGCCTTTACACGGAAATACTCTTAAAACTCCACAGAACCGTTTTCTCTCCTCCATCACTCAGTTCTGCTGCCCCTTTAAAGCGCTGGAGCTTCACTACAGCCGACAGGTAGGAGTCTGATCCAGCTAATCTAGCCCTTGCAGTTCCATACATGTCTGTCCAATGTGTCTCACAATAGCCGGACTAACATTTGGCTCTGATTCAGTCACCAGTCCTGAGCTTCATCCTGCCTCTGCCTGCACAGCATCCTCCTCTAGTAtcagctccagcagctgctggtgAATTTTTAAGTTTTCCCTTTGATACTCGATCAAACGTCGCATGTATCTGATGCTTTGCCACAGCTCTGCCGACTCATGCGCCGCCCCGGTAGGTAAATGGTTAATGGTTAATGTGCGTAGCTTGGACGGTTCCCGCAAACTCTCTGGTCCAAGACTccaaaagcagcagcaaattTTAACCTTGTTTCAAAGAATTCGGTTTAAGAAAATGCAGattaaaacttttctttctctccactGATGTAATCCGATTCCCAAATAATCTTATCATCTATAATAtacatcataaataaaatctgctgacatgaatgtgtttacatgccccaaAACATTTAACTCTATAGAACGTTTCTGAcagtggttctgctgctgtgaagtgaTTTATTGACACCGGATTCATCCAACAGGGAGAGAAATGACGATTCCAACGTTGCTGTTtattacttcctgcttcatttatCTTCTTAAACGCTTGTTTAGACAACTGATTGGaaactcatctcatcctctGACATGGAACAAACATTCTgtaagaatggatttattccaaccagtaAATCAGGTTTTTTACATGGATATTAATTGTggatattttccattttaaaccGATCACCAAAGGTTCAGAGAGAAACgtttgtttccatttcacaTCTCAGGAGCTTCAGTGGAGACGTTGTTTCACCacatctgtttcattttgtcctATTTAGCTTAAAATTTTCTGCCATTCaacctgtttattttaattattggTCATTTATGGAAATGGAAATAACTACACATTAAACTTCATTAAACTCCACATCTTTGGAGGAAGAATACATCAGAGTTGGACAACTACTGTCTGAACTGGCAGGTTTAGCTTCCTTTATGGTTACTTGgctacagttttatttttttttttgcttattttgactATAAAAAAAGGTCACAAAATGTCCTGCAAGTTTTTTTCTAGAATACCTTTACAATTTACTGCACATTTTGTCTTAAACAGGACACAATTACTGTAACCaacacattcagttttaaagggttaattattatcattctgcttCCATTTACAACCAGTCATTACTGAATAGTTTTCCTGCTGAagcatacatacacacataaatacatgttgTACATATAGAGTTCTTCCCCCACATATAGCGTCACTGTCCTGTCACCAGCCTCCATGACAACAGCGTGATGCTGTTGCTATGGTTAACCAAGTCTCAAACTGTTGCACTCACCTGGAAACCAAAGCAGATGGTCGGGATGACACTGAACATGGAGGCCCAGGAGCTGATCCTGCACAGATGAGAAATAAAACGCTATTAGGGCGCAACTGACGATGTATTTATGGAGACTTTACGATAAGTCAGTCAAAAGGAGCACGGCTGACGAGAGCCGAGATTAGTGGGTGATCCAGATGAGCGGCTGAAGAGACACACAAAAGGTTCAAGGAGAGGACATCGTCCTGGTGGCCTGGATTCATAACAGATTTATGAGTCCGCTCGTGAAAACCTTATTTCCTGGAAGAGACCTGAAAACGACGACCTGCTCTTGTGATTAAGTTTATTTATGACACAGAAGAGACAACCTCAGAGATAAAACTTCACTtaaaacagaacacacaaaccTGGTTTAACCAACTTCTCCACCTACAAATCTTTTCAAGTGCAAAGTTTGTCTGGAAACGCTCCgttgggagctgattatgctACAGCAAAGATGTGccaatcaaaatcaaatcatttgggaaGTTTTTCCACCGATACGCATCATCTGACCATCCGCTGTGGAGGACGAGCCAAACACACGCgaatggattttctttttttctcatgatgAAATCAAAATGCTGTGGTAGCAGACTCAAACCCTGGTAAGAGTTGAGTCTGGATACGTCACACTACTCCACCCTAACTACGCTTTGATGATAGATAACACAACTAGAGTCAGTCATGCAGACATTAAACACAGACGGCAGAGGAAATGTTGACAGTAAAACAAattcagataaataaaaagttttatttttattagtttaaaacAAGTCTCCAGTTCTGGTTTCTGGCTTCATATACTTCTATCCATCTTACAACTGCATCTTATATATcactatatactgtacataataTCTATATTACCACATGTctttattgtgtgtatatatatatatatatttttttcatacacTGCATCtcacttttactttatttttgacCCTTTTTCTGACTGTAAttcctcctgtctgtgtgtaATGATGCTACTTCATACCGAATTTCCCACGGgacaaataaagtatttatccgtctgtccatccatccatccagccatCTTCCGTAATAACCTGCAGCTAGTTGCTTTTTCACCATTAGTTTGAACACAGACCCCAGAAAACAGATTTAACCACAGTCCCTACGCTCCTGATGGACCAATTCATCTggagagcagttttttttttgcctccagcgGCTACTGAGAGCAGTGGACCAAAGAGAGCACTTGGAGCCACAGACCCCATCACTTATACATACCCACTGCTGTAGAGCGGGGCGCTGCGAACCAGAACAGAAGGCATGGTGTGGTATTTGATGATGATGGCGGTGGTCAGGTAGGTCGCAGCCAGAGTGCCCAGGACGCTGTGAGTGGACGGAGACAGAACACCTGCTTCGTTACACGGACACTTGGGGGAGGTTGAGTGAAACAGATGAGGGGGTTACTTGGAGTGGACCGTGAGGGTCAGAGCACTCAATTAAGGGGGGTGTGTGGGGGTCACCAGAGCTGGTCGTTTATCCATGTGCAGACAGAAAAACTTTCAATCAAACGGGAAGTTTAGAACCTTCATGGAGGGTTTAGTGGCACAGGAAGAGACAGCGATGTGGCAACAAGAGATCATTAAATGTTGATTGAATTCAATAAATTGTAGATATAAAGACTCACGATGTAGAACAGGAGAGAACCAAGATGAACTAACCTCAACTTTGGTACCAAGTTGAAATAATCTTCTGACAACTGGAGCTACTAGTCGTGCTCATAGTAGGTGAACCATGATTGAGTGGAGGTGTTGaccccttttcttttcaaatattgATTGATGACGGCAGGAACGACTAGCGCTGCTGCTCCTTCCCCTTTTTAACCCGTATTGATAATGTTCtgtattgtatttcatttttaggATGCCCTTTACCACCTGGCTGGGGACGACAGCTGGAAATTAGCTTCATTAGCGAAAAACTGCCCCATTTACTGACACTTTGATTAATAGGAACTGTCCAcgtcacaataaaaaaaaaaaatttaacaatTATACGACAGAGCTCCCAAAGATTTGTCATATTTCCACAAAATTTCACCTCTAGTTTAACATCCCCCATATGTCTCTGTCATCATACTTTTTAATTTCAATCAGCTTTTAGGTAAAGATATTGCTCTCAGAGTTGTGGCCTTTGTCACGTTCTGTTTTCACATTCTCGTGCAAGATTTGTTGTGCAAAACCAAGAAATGCATGCATGATGCTAGGAAATGGAGTGTATTTTATAAACTGATCcaaggattttatgaatcagattaatttgagttgaaaaccctgctttattttaaaaaacccaGCCACATACGGAACAACAACAATGTCGTTTTTAAGGAAATTAATTCGGCAATAAGGATACTAACCAATATGCTAAGTAGTAGTAAAGGTTTCGAAGTGCTACCTGATGTATTTCTGAATGCTGATCTCTTTAGGGATGGACAGCGGCAGGATGAGGAAGACGCAGAGCAGCACCAGGGCGAAGCGCTGGTCCGTGTAGAAGTGGTACGGCATATCTGACTTCGGCAAACCGGTGACCAGCTCATACAAAGAGTCACACACTGGCAAacatgaccaaaaaaaatatacagaaaaaatgtcaaaagtaaAGGAAAAAGCAGAGAAATTCTTCGTTATCGTCGTTTCTGGGTTTAGGCATTAAAACTGAGGCAACACTGCCACCCTGAGGTAACACTTGGAATTACAAGAGCTTTAATGGATCGTAGATTAAAGAACTCGATCAttaaaaatcaaactgaaaagtaaaaatgttccAAGCTCACACTTCTCTAACTGGTCGTCCACTATGACCAGGAAGGCCACAGAGATCATGAAGAGGTTGAAGACGAAGCAGATCTCGCACAGCTGGCCGATGGCCGGCCCGCACACCTCCTTCACCACCGCCTGGTAGGTGCACTGACCGCTGATGGACGAGGAGTAGCCCAGGATGATCAGGCCGCTCACCAGGAACACCAGGGAGATCTGGGCACATGGAGAGAGGCAGGAGGCGTTTGTTTCTCCGTTTCACATATTCCTGCTCAGGCCTTTCACATCTTTGTTGTCGCTCCTTGTTTTAATGCATTGGTTTTGAAGGATAACACAAGTGACACTAATACAATTACTGAATGCCTGGGTGGAAGCATGTCATTTAGTGCTTTGAGAACAAACTGGATCGCGGTGAAAAAATGACAGCAAGAAATGAAAGGGAAAATTTATAAAAGgtctgtaaaacaaacaggaaacacatgaaTCACATTTTCATTATGTGACTCCAGCGCACAAATGTGTCTTCACAAGATCCAACGAGGCTAAATTTAGCAAAACGTAATGTCCTGTTATGGTCGATTACAACACGTCCATGAATTTAACAGcgactgtggggaaaaaaaatcactttgaaAGGAGCAAACTCAGACACTATAAACGTATGTGACACAGCTCTGTATTCACAATCAGTGCAGTTTAGAGAAAACTTTAAAGCATAAACATGACAAACCGACGTCAAAGagctacaaacaacaacaaaccgaCTGCACAACACACCACAAGCAGCTGGTACATACATTtatcaaaatattaaatatactaCTGAAAAAGAGTGCACTATAATATAAATGCCAGGCTCTTAACTGCACCTTTAAAAAGGTTCTAGTATTCACTGTTCAATGTGATAAATTAAAGCTTcatcaacataaactgaacattaaaaacagtCATATGGGAGGATTTGGTGCAGGATTGTTATAttagactatatatatatatatatatatatatacacacacatatattagtTATATTGACAGTCCTGACATTATTAAAAAGAACTTGTTTCCACTAGTGTAGCttatgttttggcaagtgagtgtaagtTCAATGTGAAAGAATTTGcacataatgacaaaaaaaaagtgcttaagGCTTACAAGTAGCTTAGTAGTAGTTCACCATCTTGGCTCTAATAAATCTACTTCCACCTTTGTCACAACCAAAACAGAACTtagtaaaacaaaatactgGAAGTAGATGTGATTGTTGTTAACAGCTAAAGGAATGCTAAAGTTGCATGAGTGAAAGTGTCGTGCATCTTTTTTTGGCCCCTAGCG is part of the Mugil cephalus isolate CIBA_MC_2020 chromosome 10, CIBA_Mcephalus_1.1, whole genome shotgun sequence genome and encodes:
- the slc38a8a gene encoding putative sodium-coupled neutral amino acid transporter 8a; this encodes MEELARESISLLTSASAKPQLDVGPRLGSLGAIFIMLKSALGAGLLNFPWAFERAGGIRSAISVELISLVFLVSGLIILGYSSSISGQCTYQAVVKEVCGPAIGQLCEICFVFNLFMISVAFLVIVDDQLEKLCDSLYELVTGLPKSDMPYHFYTDQRFALVLLCVFLILPLSIPKEISIQKYISVLGTLAATYLTTAIIIKYHTMPSVLVRSAPLYSSGISSWASMFSVIPTICFGFQCHEASIAIYSSMENQRLSHWVLISVVSMIFCLIIYSLTGVYGYLTFGKHVKADILMSYTGDDMLMLIARLLFGVSIITIYPIILLLGRSVIQDPLLSWRRQRVGVVTHGFESRSRYTLTVLWITVTLLIAVFVPDISKVISVIGGISAFFIFIFPGLCLVFAMQSEPVSCKTRVVLTVWGVVTLICGAFIFGQSTTIAIMQLLGRI